The following proteins come from a genomic window of Gossypium raimondii isolate GPD5lz chromosome 5, ASM2569854v1, whole genome shotgun sequence:
- the LOC105766203 gene encoding uncharacterized protein LOC105766203, with amino-acid sequence MLRFTLYYWVLIFILIPSASFVIVSSSKEQLSSKQCEDLGFTGLALCSDCNTFSEYVKDKELISDCLKCCTEDSDDSTSKITYSGAILEVCMRKLVFYPEIVGFIEEEKDKFPTVKVQYLFNSPPKLIMLDDEGQYKETIRIDNWKREHMLQFLQKKVQPYSASS; translated from the exons ATGTTGAGGTTCACATTATATTATTGggtgttaatatttattttaattccatcTGCTTCCTTCGTTATTGTATCATCATCGAAAGAACAGCTAAGTTCAAAGCAATGTGAGGATCTGGGTTTCACGGGTTTAGCCCTTTGTTCTGATTGCAACACTTTTTCTGAGTATGTCAAGGACAAAG AGTTGATATCTGACTGCTTGAAATGTTGCACAGAAGACTCAGATGATTCTACAAGTAAG ATTACTTATTCAGGTGCAATACTGGAAGTTTGCATGAGGAAACTAGTATTCTATCCGGAAATTGTTGGTTTCATTGAAGAAGAGAAGGACAAGTTTCCAACAGTTAAAGTTCAATATCTTTTCAATTCTCCTCCCAAGTTGATCATGTTGGATGACGAGGGCCAATATAAGGAAACCATAAG AATTGACAATTGGAAACGTGAACACATGCTGCAATTCCTGCAGAAGAAAGTTCAGCCCTATTCCGCAAGCTCATAG